In Acaryochloris marina S15, a single genomic region encodes these proteins:
- a CDS encoding o-succinylbenzoate synthase, giving the protein MQFSYQTYQRSFQQPLQTRYGRWSVRRGLIVTLEDDAGNIGQGEIAPLSWFGSETWEQAQDYCQQLPPQLTDTQILSIPDHYPACQFGLGSAWEALTQNSVSASVQPNICGLLPTGRQALSAVSQLWEQGYRTLKWKIGVEAPEQEQAIFQQLIGSLPQQALLRLDANGGLTDESACSWLHLCDQVAGQITIEYLEQPLSPEQFSAMLSLSQQFQTPLALDESVATLSQLHQCVQQGWNGIFVIKPAICGYPHRLRQFCQSHPIDAVFSSVFESEVGRQACLRLAAELSNPQRAIGFGVRHWLSPDE; this is encoded by the coding sequence ATGCAATTTTCCTATCAAACCTATCAACGATCGTTCCAGCAGCCCTTACAAACGCGTTATGGTCGGTGGTCTGTTCGTCGGGGTTTGATCGTCACTTTAGAGGATGATGCTGGCAATATCGGCCAAGGTGAAATTGCTCCCCTATCGTGGTTTGGGTCTGAGACTTGGGAACAGGCTCAGGACTATTGCCAGCAACTGCCACCCCAGTTAACAGATACTCAAATATTGTCTATTCCAGATCACTATCCGGCTTGCCAGTTTGGATTGGGTTCAGCTTGGGAAGCGTTAACTCAAAATTCAGTATCAGCCTCTGTCCAGCCTAATATCTGTGGACTATTGCCAACCGGGAGGCAAGCCTTGTCTGCAGTTTCACAGTTATGGGAGCAGGGCTATCGAACCCTAAAGTGGAAAATTGGGGTGGAGGCTCCCGAACAAGAACAGGCAATTTTTCAGCAGTTGATTGGATCTTTGCCTCAGCAAGCCTTGCTCCGCTTAGATGCCAATGGCGGTTTAACCGATGAGTCTGCTTGTAGTTGGCTACACCTGTGTGATCAAGTTGCAGGCCAAATTACCATTGAATATCTGGAGCAACCGCTATCCCCTGAGCAATTTTCTGCCATGTTGTCCTTAAGTCAGCAGTTTCAAACCCCCTTGGCCTTAGATGAGTCGGTGGCAACGCTATCTCAGCTACACCAGTGTGTTCAACAAGGATGGAACGGCATTTTCGTCATTAAACCTGCTATCTGTGGTTATCCTCATCGCTTGCGCCAGTTTTGCCAATCCCATCCCATTGATGCGGTGTTCTCTTCTGTATTTGAATCAGAGGTTGGGCGGCAAGCCTGTCTAAGATTAGCGGCAGAACTCTCGAATCCCCAGCGGGCCATTGGATTTGGTGTTCGTCATTGGTTGTCACCGGATGAGTAA